A stretch of Coturnix japonica isolate 7356 chromosome 11, Coturnix japonica 2.1, whole genome shotgun sequence DNA encodes these proteins:
- the LOC107319387 gene encoding arylamine N-acetyltransferase, liver isozyme, translated as MNIQEYFSRISFDGSHKDADLQTLTAIFQHHIQAIPFENLSMHCGETIDLDLQSTYNKIVKKKRGGWCMETNYLLFWALQEMGYDVCILGGKSYDPAKKAYIDQINHILLKVVIKGSSYIVDAGFGGGPYQTWLPMLLISGKDQPQIPGIFRFTEDNGIWYLEKVKRKHYVPEGSVPLTDTPEMGNIRKLYSFTLEPKHIDDFQELNTYLQVCPDTILQKKSICSLQTTEGFYALVGWTFSDMKYKYKEDTDLLQTTTLTDEEVEKTLKDKFNIVLENKLIPVNVRGLPPNLVDTI; from the coding sequence ATGAACATTCAAGAGTATTTCTCAAGAATTTCTTTTGATGGCTCCCATAAGGATGCAGACTTGCAAACCTTAACAGCCATCTTCCAGCATCACATCCAGGCGATTCCTTTTGAAAACCTCAGCATGCACTGCGGAGAGACAATTGACCTGGATTTGCAATCTACTTACAATAAGATCGTGAAAAAGAAGCGTGGTGGATGGTGCATGGAAACAAACTACCTTTTATTTTGGGCTTTGCAAGAAATGGGGTATGACGTCTGCATCCTTGGAGGAAAGAGTTATGACCCAGCAAAGAAGGCGTACATCGATCAAATAAATCACATCCTACTGAAGGTTGTGATCAAGGGAAGTTCCTACATAGTAGATGCTGGTTTTGGTGGTGGTCCCTACCAAACATGGCTGCCAATGTTGCTGATTTCTGGGAAGGATCAACCCCAGATTCCTGGCATCTTCCGCTTCACGGAAGACAACGGCATCTGGTACTTGGAGAAAGTCAAGAGGAAACATTATGTTCCAGAGGGAAGTGTTCCTCTCACCGATACTCCAGAAATGGGCAATATCAGAAAACTATATTCATTCACTCTTGAGCCAAAGCACATAGATGACTTCCAGGAGCTAAACACATACCTACAAGTGTGTCCAGACACCATACTTCAGAAGAAATCAATATGCAGCCTCCAGACCACTGAAGGGTTTTATGCCTTAGTTGGATGGACCTTCTCTGACATGAAGTACAAATACAAAGAGGACACAGACCTGCTGCAGACTACAACCCTCACAGATGAAGAGGTGGAGAAGACACTGAAAGACAAATTCAACATAGTGTTAGAGAACAAATTGATACCAGTAAATGTTCGTGGCTTGCCACCTAATCTGGTGGATACCATATAA